From a region of the Stenotrophomonas sp. BIO128-Bstrain genome:
- a CDS encoding oligopeptide transporter, OPT family — translation MNNDAAPRQLTFRAVVLAIVLAVILSAANAYLGLFAGLTIATAIPAAVISMGVLRLLGGGTILENNIVQTGASAGSSIAAGVIFTIPALVIMGYWPDFKYWWVLGIAGLGGLLGVLFSVPLRRSMIVEDPLPFPEGKAAAEVLKAGENPGPGLKILAVSAVIGAFVKLAAESGLRLIPDAWATSAYVGTSKITAFIGTNLSPALLGVGYIVGLNVGIVVVSGSILTWHIAIPLYQAFFMNTDPALAASIATASSTEAAFAIWGAKMRYLGVGAMLIGGVWTLISLRKSLLNGVKSGFAAARKSGGPALAHTERDLPMKWMLVALVVFTLPLLALYQAIVGQWHVSIPMTLIMIVAGFLFVSVSAYLAGLIGSSNNPVSGITISTILFASAVLVLLLGKDGLTPVGIGGAPLGAVAAIMIGAVVCCAAAVGGDNLQDLKAGYIVGATPWKQQLMLGIGAFSCALIMAPVLNLLATAYGIGVKSELHPNALAAPQANLMASVAKGLFGGELPWTFIGIGAVVGAAIIAFDSWLKSRNARFRVPVLAAAIGIYLPLELMVPIFLGGLIAYLVERFHKIRGDDEEGRDRVHKPGVLFAAGLITGEALMGIAIAIPIVVSSRADVLALPFHLPGAQWIGLAVLFLVGWLIYRTGKRAVGSV, via the coding sequence ATGAACAACGACGCTGCGCCACGCCAGCTCACTTTCCGTGCGGTGGTGCTTGCCATCGTGCTGGCGGTGATTCTGTCGGCCGCCAACGCCTACCTCGGTCTGTTCGCAGGCCTGACCATCGCCACCGCCATTCCCGCCGCGGTCATTTCCATGGGGGTGCTGCGCCTGCTCGGCGGTGGCACGATCCTGGAAAACAACATCGTCCAGACCGGTGCTTCGGCCGGTTCGTCGATCGCCGCCGGTGTGATCTTCACCATCCCCGCGCTGGTGATCATGGGCTACTGGCCGGACTTCAAGTACTGGTGGGTGCTGGGCATCGCCGGTCTGGGTGGCCTGCTGGGCGTGCTGTTCTCGGTGCCGCTGCGCCGTTCGATGATCGTGGAAGATCCGCTTCCGTTCCCGGAAGGCAAGGCCGCCGCCGAAGTGCTCAAGGCCGGTGAAAACCCGGGCCCGGGCCTGAAGATCCTGGCCGTGTCGGCGGTGATCGGCGCCTTCGTGAAGCTGGCCGCCGAAAGCGGGCTGCGCCTGATCCCGGATGCCTGGGCCACCTCGGCCTACGTCGGTACCTCGAAGATCACCGCCTTCATCGGCACCAACCTGTCCCCGGCGCTGCTGGGCGTGGGCTACATCGTCGGCCTGAATGTCGGCATCGTGGTGGTGTCTGGTTCGATCCTGACCTGGCATATCGCCATTCCGCTGTACCAGGCGTTCTTCATGAACACCGATCCGGCGCTGGCGGCCTCGATCGCCACGGCCAGTTCGACGGAAGCGGCCTTCGCCATCTGGGGCGCGAAGATGCGTTACCTGGGCGTGGGCGCGATGCTGATCGGCGGCGTCTGGACCCTGATCTCGCTGCGCAAGTCGCTGCTCAACGGCGTCAAGAGTGGCTTTGCCGCGGCCCGCAAGAGCGGTGGCCCGGCGCTGGCGCACACCGAACGCGACCTGCCGATGAAGTGGATGCTGGTGGCCCTGGTGGTGTTCACCCTGCCGCTGCTGGCGCTGTACCAGGCCATCGTGGGCCAGTGGCATGTCTCGATCCCGATGACCCTGATCATGATCGTGGCCGGCTTCCTGTTCGTCTCGGTCTCGGCCTACCTGGCCGGCCTGATCGGCTCGTCCAACAACCCGGTCTCGGGCATCACCATCTCCACCATCCTGTTCGCCTCGGCGGTACTGGTGCTGCTGCTCGGCAAGGATGGCCTGACCCCGGTCGGCATCGGCGGTGCGCCGCTGGGCGCGGTGGCCGCGATCATGATCGGCGCGGTGGTGTGCTGCGCGGCCGCGGTCGGCGGTGACAACCTGCAGGATCTCAAGGCCGGCTACATCGTCGGCGCCACCCCGTGGAAGCAGCAGCTGATGCTGGGTATCGGCGCGTTCTCGTGCGCGCTGATCATGGCCCCGGTGCTGAACCTGCTGGCCACCGCCTACGGCATCGGCGTGAAGTCCGAGCTGCATCCCAACGCGCTGGCCGCGCCGCAGGCCAACCTCATGGCCTCGGTGGCCAAGGGTCTGTTCGGCGGCGAGCTGCCGTGGACCTTCATCGGTATCGGTGCGGTGGTCGGTGCGGCGATCATCGCCTTCGACAGCTGGCTGAAGTCGCGCAATGCCCGCTTCCGCGTGCCGGTGCTGGCCGCCGCGATCGGCATCTACCTGCCGCTGGAACTCATGGTCCCGATCTTCCTGGGTGGCCTGATCGCCTACCTGGTGGAGCGCTTCCACAAGATCCGTGGCGATGATGAAGAAGGCCGTGACCGCGTGCACAAGCCGGGCGTGCTGTTCGCCGCCGGCCTGATCACCGGTGAAGCCCTGATGGGCATCGCCATCGCGATCCCGATCGTGGTCAGCAGCCGCGCCGATGTGCTGGCGCTGCCGTTCCACCTGCCGGGCGCGCAGTGGATCGGCCTGGCCGTGCTGTTCCTGGTCGGTTGGCTGATCTACCGCACCGGCAAGCGCGCGGTGGGTTCGGTCTAA
- a CDS encoding heparan-alpha-glucosaminide N-acetyltransferase domain-containing protein codes for MTHSPASRLTSIDQLRGTVIVLMLLDHVRETFYLHAQVADPMAVDQVEPALFVSRLLAHLCAPVFVLLTGLSAWLYASGKPDGRRAASAFLLERGLFLVVLELLVVNFAWTLQFPPSVVYLQVIWAIGISMIALAGLLWLPRGALAVLALAVIAGHNLLDGIRVQGDGALAVLWKVLHQRDWITVTDGLRLRTSYPVLPWIGVIALGWVIGPWFARGGDALLRQGRLWLAGAGALLAFVLLRAINAYGDSPWQSLATLGNTLMSFFNVTKYPPSLLFLLLTLGIGLLLLRLYEQPRVARALAPLADIGAAPMFFYLLHLYVLKLLYVLAEARWGQTHGGYFAVDHVASLWVITAVLALALYWPTRAFARFKARRRDLAWLRYL; via the coding sequence GTGACGCATTCCCCCGCCTCCCGTTTGACCTCCATCGACCAGCTGCGCGGCACCGTGATCGTGCTGATGCTGCTCGACCACGTGCGCGAAACCTTCTACCTGCATGCCCAGGTGGCCGACCCGATGGCGGTGGACCAGGTGGAGCCGGCCCTGTTCGTCAGCCGGCTGTTGGCGCATCTGTGTGCCCCGGTGTTCGTGCTGCTGACCGGCCTGTCGGCCTGGCTGTACGCCAGCGGCAAACCGGATGGGCGCCGGGCCGCCTCGGCCTTCCTGCTCGAGCGCGGCCTGTTCCTGGTGGTGCTGGAACTGCTGGTCGTCAACTTCGCCTGGACGCTGCAGTTCCCACCGAGCGTCGTGTACCTGCAGGTGATCTGGGCAATCGGCATCAGCATGATCGCGCTGGCCGGGCTGCTCTGGCTCCCGCGCGGCGCGCTGGCGGTGCTGGCGCTGGCCGTGATCGCCGGGCACAACCTGCTCGATGGCATCCGCGTGCAGGGTGACGGGGCGCTGGCCGTGTTGTGGAAAGTGCTGCACCAGCGCGACTGGATCACGGTGACCGACGGGCTGCGCCTGCGGACCTCGTATCCGGTGCTGCCGTGGATCGGCGTGATTGCACTGGGCTGGGTGATCGGCCCGTGGTTCGCACGCGGCGGCGATGCCCTCCTGCGCCAGGGTCGGCTGTGGCTGGCCGGTGCCGGTGCGCTGCTCGCCTTCGTGCTGCTGCGGGCGATCAACGCTTACGGCGACAGCCCGTGGCAGTCCTTGGCCACGTTGGGCAATACGCTGATGAGCTTCTTCAACGTGACCAAGTACCCGCCCTCGCTGCTGTTCCTGCTGCTGACCCTGGGCATCGGCCTGCTGTTGCTGCGCCTGTACGAACAGCCGCGCGTGGCCCGGGCGCTGGCGCCATTGGCCGACATCGGCGCGGCGCCGATGTTCTTCTACCTGCTGCACCTGTATGTGCTGAAGCTGCTGTACGTTCTGGCCGAAGCACGCTGGGGCCAGACGCACGGCGGCTACTTCGCGGTGGACCACGTGGCGAGCCTGTGGGTGATCACCGCCGTGCTGGCACTGGCGCTGTATTGGCCGACACGGGCATTCGCGCGGTTCAAGGCGCGGCGGCGGGATCTGGCCTGGCTTCGCTATCTGTAA